One Victivallis lenta DNA segment encodes these proteins:
- a CDS encoding YggS family pyridoxal phosphate-dependent enzyme produces MSPVIANYMEVRAAIDAAAREAHRDPAEIRLLAVSKTFPVEPIRELYDAGVRAFGESRVTELAEKAARLPEDIEWHFIGRLQSNKARKAVQLAKVIHSVDSAALLERLDRIAGEERKRPAVLLEVNVSGEASKAGVPVAELEPFARRAAACANLDFRGFMTMAPFDAEPVKIAAIFELLRLTRDELEAKLGRELPELSMGMSGDYEIAARHGSTIVRVGTLIFGTR; encoded by the coding sequence ATGAGTCCGGTAATTGCAAATTACATGGAAGTGCGCGCCGCGATTGATGCGGCGGCGCGCGAGGCGCACCGCGATCCGGCGGAGATCCGGCTTCTCGCGGTCAGCAAGACGTTTCCGGTCGAGCCGATCCGGGAGCTGTACGACGCGGGCGTCCGCGCCTTCGGCGAAAGCCGGGTGACGGAGCTGGCGGAGAAGGCCGCCCGGCTGCCGGAGGACATCGAATGGCATTTCATCGGCCGCCTGCAGTCGAACAAAGCCCGGAAGGCGGTGCAGCTGGCGAAGGTCATCCACTCGGTCGATTCGGCTGCGCTGCTCGAGCGGCTCGACCGGATCGCCGGAGAGGAGCGGAAGCGCCCGGCCGTCCTGCTCGAAGTGAATGTCTCCGGCGAGGCGAGCAAGGCCGGCGTGCCGGTCGCGGAGCTCGAGCCGTTCGCCCGGCGCGCGGCGGCGTGCGCGAATCTCGATTTCCGCGGATTCATGACCATGGCGCCCTTCGACGCCGAACCGGTGAAGATCGCGGCGATCTTCGAGCTGCTGCGGCTGACCCGCGACGAGCTTGAAGCGAAGCTCGGCCGGGAGCTGCCGGAGCTGTCGATGGGGATGAGCGGCGACTATGAAATCGCGGCGCGCCACGGTTCGACGATCGTGCGGGTCGGCACACTGATTTTCGGAACGCGTTAG
- a CDS encoding YicC/YloC family endoribonuclease, translating into MLSMTGFGKGEAEFDGIRVTAEISSVNRKQFELRVSAPSEFSEFEPLARRLVAEEVSRGSIQLKIGSSASAATAGNVVDAGFLAALIEAACRARREAGLDHAVQVEQLMMIPGVVAAARPDAQSPGMAAAYEQALRAALDGYREMREHEGAALKNDLESRERLLESLLAEIEPLAAEMNAGIKARLLARLEEEKIPVPGDDERLLKEVLFYADKADVTEEITRLHSHFGQFRRFLAESKPVGRSLDFLMQEMFREITTLGNKAGVPAVSPLVVAFKSELEKLREQIQNVE; encoded by the coding sequence ATGCTTAGTATGACCGGCTTCGGCAAAGGAGAGGCCGAATTTGACGGAATCCGCGTTACGGCGGAGATCTCGAGCGTGAACCGCAAGCAGTTCGAGCTGCGCGTATCGGCGCCGTCCGAGTTTTCGGAGTTCGAGCCGCTGGCCCGCAGGCTGGTGGCGGAGGAGGTGAGCCGCGGTTCGATCCAGCTGAAGATCGGCAGTTCCGCTTCCGCCGCGACGGCGGGGAATGTGGTCGATGCCGGATTTCTGGCCGCCCTCATCGAGGCGGCGTGCCGGGCGCGCCGCGAGGCCGGGCTCGATCATGCGGTGCAGGTCGAACAATTGATGATGATTCCGGGGGTCGTCGCGGCGGCGCGGCCCGATGCGCAGTCGCCCGGCATGGCCGCCGCATACGAGCAGGCGCTTCGCGCCGCGCTCGACGGCTACCGCGAGATGCGCGAACACGAGGGCGCGGCGCTGAAGAACGACCTCGAATCGCGCGAGCGGCTGCTCGAATCCCTGCTGGCCGAAATCGAACCGCTGGCGGCGGAGATGAATGCCGGGATCAAGGCGAGGCTGCTGGCCAGGCTTGAGGAGGAGAAGATTCCGGTCCCCGGCGATGATGAGCGGCTGCTGAAGGAGGTGCTGTTCTACGCCGACAAAGCCGACGTGACCGAAGAGATCACGCGGCTTCACAGCCACTTCGGCCAGTTCCGCCGGTTCCTGGCGGAGTCGAAGCCGGTCGGCCGCAGCCTCGACTTCCTGATGCAGGAGATGTTCCGGGAGATCACGACGCTCGGCAACAAAGCCGGGGTCCCTGCGGTGTCGCCGCTCGTGGTCGCCTTCAAAAGCGAGCTCGAGAAGCTGCGCGAACAGATACAGAATGTGGAGTGA
- a CDS encoding ketopantoate reductase family protein: MCRILVIGAGGVGVYFSGRLAQAGAEVTVVARSDYEAVSRAGYAVESIAGDFQFTPAAVLKHASEFEGEADYIILAAKVLPGADAVGLLSPAVRSSKSTIVLIQNGIDIERKVAESFPDNRLLSTVAYIGVSRPAPGRVLHLGSGELKMGDYPAGISAEARRLAALFEAAKVRCELCEDIGFVRWNKLLWNLPFNPVSVLAGGATTKQMTQRDELEGLCRALMREVIAVANACGVALTEANAEAQIEYTRNFPAYKTSMLQDYEAGRELEVEAILGNAVRLAAEHGVPVPHMESCYALLKSVNRIGRNGKER; this comes from the coding sequence ATGTGCAGGATTCTGGTGATCGGCGCCGGCGGGGTCGGCGTCTATTTTTCGGGGCGGCTGGCGCAGGCCGGCGCCGAGGTGACGGTTGTGGCGCGCAGCGATTACGAGGCTGTTTCGCGCGCGGGCTACGCGGTGGAAAGCATCGCCGGCGATTTTCAGTTCACGCCGGCGGCGGTGCTGAAGCATGCGTCGGAGTTCGAGGGCGAGGCGGATTACATCATTCTGGCGGCGAAGGTGCTGCCGGGGGCGGATGCGGTCGGGCTGTTGAGTCCCGCCGTGCGTTCGTCAAAGAGCACGATCGTGTTGATCCAGAACGGGATCGATATCGAACGGAAGGTTGCGGAATCATTCCCCGACAACCGGCTGCTGAGCACGGTCGCCTACATCGGTGTTTCGCGTCCGGCACCGGGCCGGGTGCTGCACCTGGGCAGCGGCGAGCTGAAGATGGGAGACTATCCGGCCGGAATCAGCGCGGAGGCGCGGCGTCTTGCCGCGCTGTTCGAGGCGGCGAAGGTCAGATGCGAGCTTTGCGAGGACATCGGTTTCGTCCGCTGGAACAAGCTGCTCTGGAATCTGCCGTTCAACCCGGTTTCGGTGCTGGCCGGCGGCGCGACGACGAAGCAGATGACGCAGCGCGACGAGCTCGAAGGGCTCTGCCGGGCGCTGATGCGGGAGGTCATCGCAGTCGCGAACGCGTGCGGCGTGGCGCTGACGGAGGCGAACGCCGAAGCGCAGATCGAATATACCCGGAACTTCCCGGCGTATAAAACCAGCATGCTGCAGGATTACGAGGCCGGGCGCGAACTTGAGGTCGAGGCGATCCTCGGCAACGCGGTCCGGCTGGCGGCGGAGCACGGTGTTCCGGTTCCGCATATGGAAAGTTGTTATGCACTTTTGAAATCGGTCAACCGCATCGGGCGGAACGGGAAGGAAAGATGA
- a CDS encoding DUF2079 domain-containing protein gives MNSSRRSASTALGAVALLAVAGAATARVCFDVVATDMVYFLVRASETPRLVPLAGFVALFELLLLRVKPRRLLEVFAPFVLVLPFLPFPPSVNLLAAYAAAAGLTVYRAALVGAFDGKSARQFTGRLPLLSGLLTVLMCALGVLASKLAYDRLFLTMSDWGIYTAMAWNTFHGEILRGTWPVPDFSAGHFMPGFFFPMSVVFGLLPSVFTAFGCGALALWGSAVLVWLFARKRGFSRPYAAAFGLIWLLYPSVSNLNYTLFYGVNAIVSFIPVFFGFYLLYEAKRYKLAFLVFLFSLTLKETVGIFWLGWGIVSFFEGRRRDGVLYGAIGALYFLLAVKVLIPYFAGADYIFYGQFEQLGGGMTDILLSPFTRPGEFWGQVLRIKNLQLLVLLLLPVFPGALNRPWLLGASALLLGFNFVRGSEEIVNLVLQYQVETIAMFTVALVLGVRQAKASGRLPRLLAWRLEGAKKQNTRLAMTAGTLGCAFFSHVFFAETFYGKNNVGKIDGFTNAQEEVSELKKIIPPGVKISAGQQLAPQFLFRNTLYGEQRPEGEFVLYHIGDDPISVSLEQHRKNLEDPALAPVWSRRLDDGRTLLLFRRGADLPRLRPYGTVRPARSVLPPRPAATEDGIRCFTATFLPGENGGVLVRLKLLRKLDAFPRIYAQALFPDGRVFRKSFFFADAAVAPEQLPVGATDEFTIPVSPEELANSEFGIGVRLLP, from the coding sequence ATGAACAGCAGCCGGCGCTCCGCGTCGACCGCCCTCGGCGCCGTCGCGCTTCTCGCCGTGGCGGGAGCGGCCACGGCGCGGGTCTGCTTCGATGTCGTCGCGACGGACATGGTCTATTTCCTCGTGCGCGCTTCGGAGACGCCCCGGCTGGTTCCGCTGGCCGGATTTGTCGCGCTTTTCGAACTTCTGCTGCTGCGGGTCAAACCGCGGCGGCTGCTTGAGGTGTTCGCGCCGTTCGTGCTCGTGCTGCCGTTCCTCCCCTTCCCGCCGTCGGTCAATCTGCTGGCCGCTTATGCCGCCGCCGCGGGGCTGACCGTCTACCGCGCGGCGCTCGTCGGCGCATTCGACGGCAAAAGCGCGCGGCAGTTCACCGGCCGGCTGCCGCTCCTGTCCGGGCTGCTGACCGTCCTCATGTGCGCGCTCGGCGTCCTCGCCTCGAAGCTCGCCTACGACCGGCTCTTCCTGACCATGTCCGACTGGGGCATCTACACGGCAATGGCCTGGAACACGTTTCACGGCGAAATCCTGCGCGGGACCTGGCCGGTTCCGGATTTCTCGGCCGGACACTTCATGCCGGGCTTTTTCTTCCCGATGTCGGTCGTCTTCGGGCTGCTGCCGTCGGTATTCACGGCGTTCGGCTGCGGAGCGCTTGCGCTCTGGGGCAGCGCCGTGCTCGTCTGGCTCTTCGCCCGGAAACGCGGCTTTTCCCGGCCGTACGCGGCGGCGTTCGGTCTCATCTGGCTGCTCTACCCGTCGGTTTCGAACCTGAATTATACGCTGTTCTACGGCGTCAACGCAATCGTCAGCTTCATCCCGGTCTTCTTCGGTTTCTACCTGCTCTACGAGGCGAAGCGCTATAAGCTCGCCTTCCTGGTCTTTCTCTTTTCGCTCACGCTCAAGGAGACGGTCGGAATCTTCTGGCTCGGCTGGGGAATCGTCAGCTTTTTCGAGGGGCGGCGGCGCGACGGCGTTCTCTACGGCGCGATCGGAGCGCTCTATTTCCTGCTGGCGGTCAAAGTGCTGATTCCGTATTTCGCCGGTGCCGACTATATCTTCTACGGCCAGTTCGAGCAGCTCGGCGGCGGCATGACCGATATTCTTCTGTCCCCCTTCACCCGGCCCGGAGAATTCTGGGGACAGGTGCTGCGAATCAAAAACCTTCAGCTGCTCGTCCTGCTGCTTCTGCCGGTATTTCCGGGCGCGCTGAACCGGCCGTGGCTGCTCGGCGCAAGCGCGCTGCTGCTCGGCTTCAATTTCGTGCGCGGCAGCGAGGAGATCGTGAATCTCGTCCTGCAGTACCAGGTCGAAACCATCGCGATGTTCACCGTCGCGCTCGTGCTCGGCGTCCGGCAGGCCAAAGCCTCCGGCCGGCTGCCGCGGCTGCTGGCCTGGCGCCTCGAAGGGGCGAAAAAGCAGAATACCCGGCTGGCCATGACCGCCGGGACGCTCGGCTGCGCCTTCTTCTCGCACGTATTCTTCGCCGAAACTTTTTACGGCAAGAACAATGTCGGCAAAATCGACGGATTCACGAATGCGCAGGAGGAGGTCTCGGAACTGAAGAAAATCATTCCGCCCGGCGTGAAAATCAGCGCGGGCCAGCAGCTTGCGCCGCAGTTTCTGTTCCGCAACACGCTCTACGGCGAACAGCGCCCGGAGGGGGAGTTCGTGCTCTACCACATCGGCGACGACCCGATCAGCGTCAGTCTGGAGCAGCACCGGAAGAATCTGGAAGACCCTGCCCTGGCCCCGGTCTGGAGCCGCCGTCTCGACGACGGCCGCACGCTGCTGCTGTTCCGGCGCGGCGCGGACCTGCCCCGGCTCAGGCCGTACGGGACGGTTCGTCCTGCCCGGTCCGTCCTGCCGCCCCGGCCGGCAGCCACGGAAGATGGAATCCGCTGCTTCACGGCGACCTTCCTGCCGGGAGAAAACGGCGGTGTGCTGGTCCGGCTCAAGCTGCTGCGGAAACTTGATGCATTTCCGCGCATCTATGCGCAGGCGCTCTTTCCGGACGGGCGTGTATTCCGGAAATCCTTCTTCTTCGCCGACGCCGCCGTCGCGCCGGAGCAGCTTCCGGTCGGGGCAACCGATGAATTCACCATTCCGGTCTCCCCGGAAGAGCTGGCGAATTCCGAATTCGGAATCGGCGTACGGCTGCTGCCGTGA
- the nadD gene encoding nicotinate (nicotinamide) nucleotide adenylyltransferase, producing MVPTAFYGGSFDPPHLGHLGIAKQALASGKTARVLFVPAFDPPHKSGGKRAPFADRLAMTRLLAEGQPGIEVSDIEGRLGLHPSYTFAVLSALEKERPGERLQLLIGGDSLLSLHEWAHASELAERYEILTYPRRGELPVAAELARFWPPQTVKKLLGGVLQGDFFEISSTKIRNDVAKMHRMRHINSGTTRRVEEYIRRNHLYGQEKPMTNEKKLTPAELADFCVKCVEEKLAENTVKIHVGPSSSVADYFVISTANSEPQLRALTGFLEREAREKLALRPLSESGESESGWILIDFGTVIVHIMTPEVRDRYNLEGLWGEKPSEEAVRTLAEHHP from the coding sequence ATGGTCCCGACAGCATTTTACGGCGGCAGCTTCGATCCGCCCCATCTCGGCCATCTCGGCATAGCGAAACAGGCGCTCGCTTCGGGAAAGACCGCGAGGGTGCTTTTCGTTCCGGCCTTCGACCCGCCGCACAAGTCCGGCGGCAAACGCGCGCCGTTCGCCGACCGGCTCGCCATGACCAGGCTGCTGGCGGAGGGACAGCCCGGAATCGAAGTCTCCGACATCGAAGGGCGCCTCGGGCTGCACCCATCCTACACCTTCGCCGTTCTGTCGGCGCTGGAAAAGGAACGCCCGGGGGAGCGGCTCCAGCTGCTGATCGGCGGCGACAGCCTGCTCTCTCTGCACGAGTGGGCGCACGCCTCGGAACTGGCGGAGAGGTATGAAATTCTGACTTATCCGCGGCGCGGCGAACTCCCCGTCGCGGCGGAGCTCGCGCGCTTCTGGCCGCCGCAAACCGTGAAAAAGCTGCTGGGGGGCGTTCTGCAGGGAGATTTTTTCGAAATATCTTCCACGAAGATCAGAAACGATGTGGCAAAAATGCACCGGATGCGCCATATTAATAGCGGGACGACCCGGCGTGTGGAGGAGTACATCCGGAGAAATCATTTATACGGACAGGAGAAACCAATGACGAACGAAAAGAAACTGACGCCGGCCGAACTGGCCGACTTCTGTGTAAAGTGCGTGGAAGAGAAGCTTGCCGAAAACACGGTGAAAATCCATGTCGGCCCCTCTTCCTCGGTGGCGGATTACTTTGTGATTTCCACCGCGAATTCGGAGCCGCAGCTGCGCGCGCTGACCGGGTTCCTCGAACGCGAAGCCCGCGAAAAGCTCGCGCTGCGCCCGCTGTCGGAATCCGGCGAGAGCGAAAGCGGCTGGATTCTGATCGATTTCGGCACGGTCATCGTGCATATCATGACCCCCGAGGTCCGCGACCGCTACAACCTCGAAGGCCTGTGGGGCGAAAAGCCCAGCGAAGAAGCGGTCAGAACGCTTGCGGAGCATCATCCGTAA
- a CDS encoding glycoside hydrolase family 127 protein: MKPFSPIDPAAVKLNDPVFAGRVEACRTSTIPSSVAKCRETGRIDVFRLAWKEGMPNRPHIFWDSDFAKVLEGMALMLALNPDDQALAGELDGYVDLVISAQQPDGYLNTHFTVVDPENRWKNIYDCHELYCAGHLMEAAVAHFRATGSRKFLDALCRYADYIATVFGSEPGKIHGYPGHEEIELALCKLADATGEAKYLKLARYFIDERGKQPNFFELEGQQRHASLNVDSLANRQAHIPVREQTDAVGHSVRALYLYTGMADVAMRTGDPSLLDACRTLFDSVAGKRMYLIGGCGSTPVGEAFTNDYDLPNDTAYAESCAAMALVQFARRMADATGEVRYADVMEQALYNGALSGISLGGDRFFYANLLTVDDATFTFGHIHTERQPWFDCSCCPTSFCRFLPQLGSLAWSRRPGELRCNIPAAGSVTSGGAAVKVSGRYPYDGEIGFEIISGGNFVLSVRIPSWCRSWSAALNGKPLETGAKEGYLTVSRDWKAGDRLELRLELTVDVVRANPKVTADAGKIALMRGPVVYALESVDNGPGVSTLIVPAEQAFRLGEAEGLAGVPAILGEALRESDESEGRLYFRNRTPSRTRTGFIAVPYALWQNRGKSELATWLRSN; the protein is encoded by the coding sequence ATGAAACCGTTTTCACCGATCGATCCCGCCGCCGTGAAACTGAACGATCCGGTCTTTGCCGGACGGGTCGAAGCGTGCCGAACATCCACGATACCGTCCTCGGTGGCCAAATGCCGCGAAACCGGGCGGATCGATGTGTTCCGCCTCGCCTGGAAAGAGGGTATGCCGAACCGGCCGCATATCTTCTGGGACTCCGACTTCGCAAAGGTCCTCGAGGGAATGGCGCTCATGCTCGCGCTGAATCCGGACGATCAGGCGCTGGCCGGCGAACTTGACGGCTACGTCGATCTCGTGATCTCCGCTCAGCAGCCGGACGGCTACCTCAACACGCACTTCACGGTGGTCGATCCCGAAAACCGCTGGAAAAATATTTACGACTGCCATGAACTCTACTGCGCCGGGCATCTGATGGAAGCGGCGGTCGCCCACTTCCGCGCCACCGGCAGCCGGAAATTCCTCGACGCGCTCTGCCGCTACGCCGATTACATCGCAACCGTGTTCGGCAGCGAGCCCGGCAAAATTCACGGCTACCCGGGCCACGAGGAGATCGAGCTCGCGCTCTGCAAGCTGGCCGATGCGACCGGCGAAGCGAAATATCTCAAGCTTGCCCGCTACTTCATCGACGAACGCGGCAAACAGCCGAATTTCTTCGAGCTCGAAGGACAACAGCGGCACGCGTCGCTGAACGTCGACTCGCTGGCAAACCGCCAGGCCCACATTCCGGTCCGCGAACAGACCGATGCGGTCGGCCACTCGGTGCGCGCGCTCTATCTCTACACCGGCATGGCCGACGTCGCCATGCGGACCGGCGACCCAAGCCTGCTCGATGCCTGCCGCACGCTTTTCGACAGCGTCGCCGGGAAGCGCATGTACCTGATCGGCGGCTGCGGCTCGACCCCGGTCGGCGAGGCGTTCACGAACGACTACGACCTCCCGAACGACACCGCCTACGCAGAGAGCTGCGCCGCGATGGCCCTTGTGCAGTTCGCGCGCCGGATGGCCGACGCGACCGGCGAAGTCCGTTACGCGGACGTGATGGAACAGGCGCTCTACAACGGCGCTCTCTCCGGCATCTCGCTCGGAGGCGACCGCTTCTTCTATGCGAATCTGCTGACCGTGGACGACGCGACCTTCACCTTCGGGCACATTCACACCGAACGCCAGCCGTGGTTCGACTGCTCCTGCTGTCCGACGAGCTTCTGCCGTTTCCTGCCGCAGCTCGGCAGCCTGGCCTGGTCGCGCCGGCCCGGGGAACTGCGCTGCAACATCCCGGCCGCCGGCAGCGTGACATCCGGCGGAGCGGCCGTCAAGGTTTCCGGCCGTTATCCGTATGACGGCGAAATCGGTTTCGAAATCATTTCGGGCGGAAACTTCGTCCTGAGCGTCCGCATTCCGTCCTGGTGCCGGAGCTGGAGCGCCGCCCTCAACGGGAAACCGCTCGAAACCGGCGCGAAGGAGGGATATCTGACTGTTTCGCGCGACTGGAAGGCGGGCGACCGGCTCGAACTCCGGCTTGAACTCACCGTCGACGTGGTCCGGGCCAATCCGAAGGTAACCGCCGATGCGGGAAAGATCGCCCTGATGCGCGGCCCGGTCGTCTACGCGCTCGAGAGCGTCGACAACGGTCCGGGCGTCAGCACACTGATCGTCCCGGCGGAACAGGCGTTCCGCCTCGGCGAAGCGGAGGGGCTCGCCGGAGTCCCGGCGATTCTCGGCGAAGCGCTGCGCGAATCAGACGAGTCGGAAGGACGGCTCTACTTCCGCAACCGGACGCCGTCGCGCACCCGGACCGGTTTCATCGCCGTGCCGTACGCGCTCTGGCAGAACCGCGGCAAATCCGAGCTGGCCACCTGGCTGCGCAGCAACTGA
- the epsC gene encoding serine O-acetyltransferase EpsC, giving the protein MQPLKYDFSDLEGAASVRLAEIVDRIGETYRDGFGVNHLDGVNLPRRAEIVEITEKLLEVIFPGFDGRRQGHKEMIAHDVAELLKEIYSELFDQMCRAIRYSRKVRSCEECGTNEAVFALLDALPQIRETVKLDVEAAYAGDPAATSYDEIILSYPGIKAITIQRMAHVLYHQGVPFIPRMMTEHAHSQTGIDIHPGAHLGRGVFIDHGTGVVIGETAVIGDNVRIYQGVTLGAGNFPKDACGMLIKGNKRHPTIGNNVTIYSGASVLGDITIGDNSVIGGNVWLTESLPPGTKITSRPPENRLKFANDRA; this is encoded by the coding sequence ATGCAGCCTTTGAAATATGATTTCAGCGACCTCGAGGGGGCGGCGTCGGTCCGTCTCGCGGAGATCGTCGACCGGATCGGCGAAACCTACAGGGACGGCTTCGGCGTGAACCATCTGGACGGCGTCAACCTGCCGCGCCGCGCCGAGATCGTGGAGATCACCGAGAAGCTTCTCGAAGTGATCTTCCCCGGCTTCGACGGCCGGCGGCAGGGGCATAAGGAGATGATCGCGCATGATGTGGCGGAGCTGCTGAAGGAGATTTATTCCGAGCTGTTCGACCAGATGTGCCGGGCGATCCGCTACTCGCGCAAGGTGCGCTCCTGCGAGGAGTGCGGCACGAACGAGGCGGTGTTCGCCCTGCTCGACGCGCTGCCGCAGATCCGCGAAACGGTCAAGCTCGACGTCGAGGCGGCTTATGCGGGCGATCCGGCGGCGACTTCGTACGACGAGATCATCCTGAGCTATCCGGGCATCAAGGCCATTACGATTCAGCGCATGGCGCATGTGCTTTATCATCAGGGGGTGCCGTTCATTCCGCGCATGATGACCGAGCACGCTCACAGCCAGACCGGGATCGACATCCATCCCGGCGCACATCTCGGGCGCGGGGTCTTCATCGACCACGGCACCGGCGTGGTGATCGGCGAGACGGCCGTGATCGGCGACAACGTGCGGATCTACCAGGGAGTGACGCTCGGCGCCGGGAATTTCCCGAAGGACGCCTGCGGCATGCTGATCAAGGGCAACAAGCGCCATCCGACCATCGGCAACAACGTGACGATCTATTCCGGCGCGTCGGTGCTCGGCGACATCACGATCGGCGACAACTCCGTGATCGGCGGCAACGTCTGGCTGACCGAAAGCCTGCCGCCCGGAACCAAGATCACGTCGCGCCCGCCCGAAAACAGACTGAAATTCGCAAACGACAGGGCGTAG